The proteins below come from a single Salvelinus alpinus chromosome 18, SLU_Salpinus.1, whole genome shotgun sequence genomic window:
- the LOC139544250 gene encoding hatching enzyme 1.2-like isoform X1: MVWFLILIWFVQVGSVPIANFTNATTSNSAFPATVDNSTNPINNSTNVTLTATDSTASMGPRYRQNDWVKMAETREEDLQFDIAIVEGDIMISEDRLAVKSLWPEKEGVTSIPYKINDGLVDRKRTILAAFKLISDQTCIRFHEYTNEINYIEFISGTGCASYVGLQGGAQPLYFGRACNVGNLCHELMHALGLHHEHTRPDRDQYVTIQWDNVVPGKAKNFVVKKGDTQDLPYDYDSIMHYGTYYFSSNRNPTIGSKKSGVQIGQRNHLSPLDITRLNKLYQCE, translated from the exons atggtttggtttttgattCTCATCTGGTTTGTCCAAG TGGGCAGTGTTCCCATTGCCAATTTCACAAATGCTACTACTTCAAATTCTGCTTTCCCTGCCACAG tgGACAATTCTACAAATCCCATCAACAATTCTACAAACGTGACTTTAACTGCCACAG ATTCTACTGCCTCAATGGGGCCACGTTACAGACAAAATGACTGGGTTAAAATGGCTGAAACCAGAGAAG AGGACTTACAGTTCGACATTGCTATTGTGGAGGGAGACATTATGATTTCG GAAGACCGATTAGCTGTGAAGTCACTTTGGCCAGAGAAAGAAGGCGTCACTTCTATCCCCTACAAGATCAACGATGGTCTCG TGGACAGAAAGAGAACCATACTAGCAGCGTTCAAGCTCATTTCAGACCAGACGTGTATCCGCTTCCACGAATACACCAATGAGATTAACTACATCGAGTTCATCTCTGGGACAGG CTGTGCTTCGTATGTAGGACTTCAGGGTGGGGCCCAGCCTCTGTACTTCGGTAGAGCCTGCAATGTGGGGAACCTGTGTCATGAGCTGATGCATGCCCTGGGCCTGCACCACGAACACACACGGCCTGACCGTGACCAATACGTCACCATACAGTGGGACAATGTGGTCCCAG GAAAAGCAAAGAACTTTGTGGTGAAGAAAGGAGACACTCAGGACCTGCCCTATGACTACGACTCCATAATGCACTACGGAAC ATACTACTTCTCATCAAACCGGAACCCCACTATTGGCTCCAAGAAGAGTGGAGTCCAGATTGGACAGAGAAATCACCTGAGCCCCCTGGACATAACACGTCTTAACAAACTCTATCAATGTG AATAA
- the LOC139544250 gene encoding high choriolytic enzyme 1-like isoform X2, with protein MTGLKWLKPEKCGCFRPSVSVTEDLQFDIAIVEGDIMISEDRLAVKSLWPEKEGVTSIPYKINDGLVDRKRTILAAFKLISDQTCIRFHEYTNEINYIEFISGTGCASYVGLQGGAQPLYFGRACNVGNLCHELMHALGLHHEHTRPDRDQYVTIQWDNVVPGKAKNFVVKKGDTQDLPYDYDSIMHYGTYYFSSNRNPTIGSKKSGVQIGQRNHLSPLDITRLNKLYQCE; from the exons ATGACTGGGTTAAAATGGCTGAAACCAGAGAAG TGTGGTTGTTTCAGACCCTCTGTCTCTGTTACAGAGGACTTACAGTTCGACATTGCTATTGTGGAGGGAGACATTATGATTTCG GAAGACCGATTAGCTGTGAAGTCACTTTGGCCAGAGAAAGAAGGCGTCACTTCTATCCCCTACAAGATCAACGATGGTCTCG TGGACAGAAAGAGAACCATACTAGCAGCGTTCAAGCTCATTTCAGACCAGACGTGTATCCGCTTCCACGAATACACCAATGAGATTAACTACATCGAGTTCATCTCTGGGACAGG CTGTGCTTCGTATGTAGGACTTCAGGGTGGGGCCCAGCCTCTGTACTTCGGTAGAGCCTGCAATGTGGGGAACCTGTGTCATGAGCTGATGCATGCCCTGGGCCTGCACCACGAACACACACGGCCTGACCGTGACCAATACGTCACCATACAGTGGGACAATGTGGTCCCAG GAAAAGCAAAGAACTTTGTGGTGAAGAAAGGAGACACTCAGGACCTGCCCTATGACTACGACTCCATAATGCACTACGGAAC ATACTACTTCTCATCAAACCGGAACCCCACTATTGGCTCCAAGAAGAGTGGAGTCCAGATTGGACAGAGAAATCACCTGAGCCCCCTGGACATAACACGTCTTAACAAACTCTATCAATGTG AATAA